The following proteins come from a genomic window of Candidatus Zixiibacteriota bacterium:
- a CDS encoding histone deacetylase gives MEPIGLIVALNGQRHPAPFGHPESVERLQPAADSLRRQEELLPLSITPHETSVIDAVHGSDFLQRLRRFAEQGGGDYDADTYVQPGSWSAALEASDALLSAVDAAFGGGPRKSMVIARPPGHHAETARAMGFCLINQVAVAARYAIDHCHAERVAIVDFDVHHGNGTQEIFYEEPDVMYISSHQFPFYPGTGCAEEAGRGRGEGYTRNFPLRAGAGDSEARSLYETQVCPLLEQFRPDVILVSAGFDGHRDDPLAGLEFIEETYNHLGSLLAGCAGTRCAGRLISYVEGGYNPVAMRDSILSYVRGLQQQ, from the coding sequence ATGGAGCCCATTGGACTTATTGTCGCGCTCAATGGCCAGCGGCACCCTGCGCCGTTCGGCCATCCCGAGTCGGTCGAACGATTGCAGCCGGCGGCCGACTCACTGCGGCGACAGGAGGAGTTGCTTCCGCTTTCTATCACACCGCATGAGACTTCGGTGATCGATGCGGTGCACGGCTCCGATTTCCTGCAGCGGCTTCGGCGTTTTGCCGAGCAGGGTGGAGGGGATTACGACGCCGACACCTATGTGCAGCCGGGGTCATGGTCTGCAGCACTCGAAGCCTCGGACGCCCTGTTGAGCGCTGTCGACGCGGCGTTCGGCGGCGGACCCAGGAAGTCCATGGTGATCGCCCGGCCACCCGGACATCACGCCGAGACGGCGCGCGCGATGGGTTTCTGTCTTATCAACCAGGTGGCGGTGGCGGCGCGATACGCGATCGATCACTGCCATGCCGAGCGAGTCGCAATCGTGGATTTTGATGTTCATCACGGCAACGGGACGCAGGAGATTTTTTACGAAGAGCCCGACGTGATGTACATCTCCAGCCATCAGTTTCCATTCTACCCTGGTACGGGTTGCGCGGAGGAGGCGGGCCGGGGCCGGGGAGAGGGGTACACGCGCAATTTTCCGCTTCGGGCCGGGGCGGGTGATTCCGAGGCACGATCGCTGTACGAGACGCAGGTCTGTCCCCTTCTCGAGCAGTTCCGGCCCGATGTGATTTTGGTGTCGGCGGGCTTTGACGGGCACCGCGACGACCCGTTGGCGGGACTCGAGTTTATCGAGGAAACATACAATCATCTTGGCTCGCTCCTGGCGGGGTGTGCCGGAACACGGTGCGCGGGCAGGCTGATTTCCTATGTGGAGGGCGGTTACAATCCGGTCGCGATGCGCGACAGCATTTTATCATACGTGAGAGGACTACAGCAACAATGA
- a CDS encoding fumarylacetoacetate hydrolase family protein, whose translation MKSRIVRFQHGSDAAAYGRIENDQIVHLDAAPWDGGRETSERVRTGDVRLLAPVEPSKIVCIGLNYHAHVKASYSADEAPERPLIFLKPPSAIIAHAERIVHPTVSQRVDYEAELGVVIGRRAKDVAEADADDYIFGCTCVNDVTARDLQKPDGQWSRAKGFDTFCPIGPWIVEGFDYGDVLVEGIHNGEVKQSGRTSQMIFNVPFLVSYISSIMTLMPGDIISTGTPSGIAPMKSGDTIVVRVEGLGSLENSMA comes from the coding sequence ATGAAGAGTCGAATCGTGCGTTTCCAGCACGGCTCGGACGCTGCGGCGTACGGCCGAATCGAGAACGATCAGATTGTACACCTGGATGCGGCACCGTGGGACGGTGGTCGCGAGACCTCTGAGAGAGTCCGTACAGGGGACGTGCGGCTTCTTGCTCCGGTCGAACCGAGCAAGATCGTGTGTATCGGATTGAACTATCACGCGCATGTGAAAGCGTCGTATTCCGCGGACGAGGCACCGGAGCGACCACTGATTTTTCTCAAACCACCGTCGGCGATCATAGCGCATGCCGAGAGAATCGTGCACCCCACGGTTTCACAGCGAGTGGATTACGAAGCGGAGCTGGGAGTAGTAATCGGCCGGCGGGCGAAGGATGTCGCGGAAGCGGACGCCGATGATTACATATTCGGTTGCACGTGCGTTAATGACGTGACGGCGCGGGACCTCCAGAAGCCAGACGGTCAGTGGTCCCGTGCGAAAGGGTTCGACACGTTTTGTCCGATCGGACCGTGGATCGTGGAGGGTTTCGACTATGGCGACGTGCTCGTTGAGGGGATCCACAACGGGGAGGTCAAGCAGTCGGGGCGGACATCGCAGATGATCTTCAACGTACCGTTTTTGGTTTCGTACATTTCCTCGATCATGACGCTGATGCCCGGCGACATTATCTCGACCGGGACGCCGTCGGGCATAGCTCCCATGAAATCGGGCGACACGATTGTGGTGCGTGTGGAGGGGCTGGGAAGCCTTGAAAACAGTATGGCATAG
- a CDS encoding M1 family aminopeptidase — MKTVWHSVLTALLVCGSAAAFENLAVTATLDVDSSRVTGVMYADRVELPAGDSILHLRLYANLACGGSGDSASSTACGISIDSLMVEGHEYSHLMEYHPAGLSVVLRREDRRETVRLRVVFRVGIPFGGLRLGRDSDRFRLECWLPVPAPRSARGWLIEDYAGGLGEPVGDLFNYRAEITYPDTLQLIAPGVVSKSSMGGTTVAAIEMDSSCDIPLYFSSGYREDSSRVAGTSRRIYYRSEDAFAVDSIAGWVDYTLEYMSREVMQYPFEEFVVVVGAFDFSGALELPRMIWIPSFSGGVVTGWPRVTVIHEVIHQWFYGIVASNQASHPWLDESVTQYFAMRINEAIGGERGDLVDYFGVQGDYRTVLRMQSKAVFDYARIDLASSAYKRDTYFGSVYWKGSQVMATLTGLMGEEGERSFWREYAGAHAYARPTPEDFFRMAERYMPSADTGLAERVIGVMVEPDYAILEIAVEPAAQVLADSGLSPAPLLRSRVEYAVHHPLRSQVRMQLVMDDGSMVDTVVSSQPGRHEVIIERGDQYVQRAVIDPDTAIVIDRDLTNNSLSISRENFGGLRLWSGLTFLVESLFSYVWGW, encoded by the coding sequence TTGAAAACAGTATGGCATAGCGTGCTTACGGCGCTGCTGGTATGCGGGTCAGCCGCAGCATTCGAGAATCTCGCGGTAACGGCAACGCTCGATGTCGACAGCAGCCGAGTGACGGGCGTTATGTACGCCGACCGGGTTGAATTGCCGGCCGGCGACAGTATCCTCCACTTGCGTCTATATGCGAACCTGGCCTGCGGCGGGAGCGGGGATTCGGCATCTTCGACGGCGTGCGGGATCAGCATCGACAGCCTGATGGTGGAAGGGCACGAGTATTCGCACCTGATGGAGTATCATCCGGCGGGACTTTCGGTTGTGCTGCGTCGGGAAGACAGGCGGGAAACGGTACGGCTTCGAGTGGTTTTCCGGGTGGGGATTCCGTTCGGGGGACTCCGGTTGGGGCGTGATTCCGACCGCTTTCGGCTGGAGTGCTGGCTGCCGGTGCCTGCGCCTCGGTCGGCCCGGGGGTGGTTGATCGAAGACTATGCGGGCGGGCTGGGGGAGCCCGTCGGTGATCTGTTCAACTACCGGGCCGAGATTACGTACCCTGATACTCTTCAGTTGATTGCGCCGGGCGTCGTTTCGAAATCATCGATGGGTGGAACTACTGTGGCTGCAATCGAGATGGACAGTTCTTGTGATATTCCGCTCTATTTCTCAAGCGGATATCGAGAGGACTCGTCACGTGTGGCCGGGACCAGTCGCAGGATATACTATCGGTCCGAGGATGCGTTTGCGGTGGACTCGATCGCCGGCTGGGTCGACTATACGCTGGAGTATATGTCCCGCGAAGTGATGCAGTATCCATTTGAGGAATTCGTGGTCGTAGTTGGGGCGTTCGATTTTTCGGGTGCGCTCGAACTGCCGCGTATGATCTGGATCCCGTCGTTTTCCGGCGGGGTCGTGACCGGCTGGCCGCGCGTCACGGTGATTCACGAGGTGATTCACCAGTGGTTTTACGGGATCGTGGCGAGCAACCAGGCGAGTCATCCGTGGCTCGATGAATCGGTCACGCAGTATTTCGCGATGAGGATTAACGAGGCGATTGGCGGCGAGAGGGGAGATCTCGTGGATTACTTCGGGGTGCAAGGCGATTACCGGACGGTACTTCGGATGCAATCGAAGGCGGTGTTCGACTACGCGCGCATCGACCTCGCGTCGTCGGCCTATAAGCGGGACACCTATTTCGGGTCCGTTTACTGGAAGGGCAGTCAGGTGATGGCGACGCTGACAGGTCTGATGGGGGAGGAGGGGGAGCGGTCATTCTGGCGGGAGTATGCGGGGGCACATGCATATGCGCGGCCGACACCGGAGGATTTTTTTCGCATGGCCGAACGGTACATGCCTTCGGCGGATACCGGGCTGGCCGAGCGGGTGATCGGAGTGATGGTTGAACCTGACTACGCGATACTGGAGATTGCTGTAGAACCAGCAGCCCAGGTCCTTGCGGACAGCGGGTTGTCCCCGGCGCCGTTGCTACGGAGCAGGGTGGAGTACGCCGTGCATCATCCGCTCAGGTCGCAGGTGCGGATGCAGCTGGTGATGGATGATGGATCCATGGTTGACACGGTGGTATCGTCCCAGCCGGGCAGACACGAGGTGATTATCGAGCGAGGCGATCAGTATGTGCAACGGGCGGTCATTGATCCGGACACGGCTATCGTGATAGACCGGGACCTGACGAACAACTCGCTGTCGATTTCGCGCGAGAATTTCGGCGGATTGCGGCTCTGGTCCGGGTTGACGTTTTTGGTCGAGTCCCTGTTTTCGTATGTCTGGGGTTGGTGA
- a CDS encoding alanine--tRNA ligase-related protein, whose product MTERLYYTDPALAEFDATITACGTEGGRVWVELDRTAFYPESGGQMADRGEINGEAVVDVVESETGEIRHILRESVGETGGIVTGRIDVERRWRHRQQHTAQHMISALFERMFGYATVSVHLGEDYGAVELDTPSISAEDRDRVEQEVNRLVRANETIEIMMVSDAQASELPLRKAPERSGVIRVIRVGDLDWSACGGTHCGTTAEVGIVKLVGTEKLRGHVLVRFLAGVQALADYRRRFDVTEKVSGMMTCGVSDLPSNTEKLLTENRDLKRRLTLLQRQLLPVKAAELVSRQFMHAETPIVVEEIVDVDSSLASALAGEVAGEIGGVVALVVDGRMVLAVGEHSGRHAGRLAQAICAKTGLRGGGGVSAAQIGGVDSATLEKCRAAFLEALENG is encoded by the coding sequence TTGACTGAACGCCTGTATTATACGGATCCGGCGCTGGCCGAGTTCGACGCGACGATCACGGCGTGCGGGACTGAGGGGGGCCGGGTCTGGGTGGAGTTGGATCGCACGGCGTTTTATCCCGAATCCGGTGGACAAATGGCCGATCGCGGTGAGATCAACGGGGAGGCGGTGGTGGACGTGGTGGAGAGTGAAACCGGGGAAATACGCCACATTTTGCGGGAGTCGGTCGGCGAGACGGGCGGTATCGTGACGGGTCGGATTGACGTCGAGCGGCGCTGGCGGCATCGCCAGCAGCATACCGCACAGCACATGATAAGCGCGCTGTTCGAGCGGATGTTCGGTTATGCGACGGTTTCCGTCCATCTTGGTGAAGACTATGGTGCGGTCGAGCTTGATACACCGTCGATTTCGGCGGAGGACCGTGACCGCGTGGAGCAGGAAGTGAATCGCCTGGTCCGCGCCAACGAGACGATCGAGATCATGATGGTCTCGGACGCGCAGGCATCGGAGCTTCCCTTGCGAAAGGCGCCGGAGCGCAGCGGCGTGATTCGCGTTATACGAGTCGGCGATCTTGACTGGTCCGCGTGCGGCGGTACGCATTGCGGGACGACCGCGGAAGTGGGAATAGTCAAGTTGGTCGGCACGGAGAAGCTGCGCGGTCACGTGCTTGTCAGGTTTCTGGCCGGGGTTCAGGCGTTGGCCGATTATCGGCGGCGATTCGATGTGACGGAGAAGGTATCCGGGATGATGACCTGCGGAGTTTCCGATCTGCCGTCCAACACGGAGAAACTGCTGACGGAGAACCGGGACTTGAAACGCCGCCTCACGCTTTTGCAGCGGCAGTTGTTGCCGGTGAAAGCCGCCGAGCTCGTATCGCGGCAGTTCATGCACGCGGAGACGCCGATTGTGGTGGAAGAGATTGTCGATGTAGACAGCTCATTGGCGTCGGCATTGGCCGGCGAAGTTGCCGGCGAGATCGGCGGCGTAGTCGCGTTGGTTGTCGACGGGCGGATGGTGCTTGCGGTGGGAGAGCATTCGGGTCGGCACGCGGGCCGGCTGGCGCAGGCGATCTGTGCCAAGACGGGTCTTCGCGGCGGCGGCGGAGTATCGGCCGCTCAGATCGGAGGCGTGGATTCAGCGACGTTGGAGAAATGCCGGGCGGCATTTCTGGAGGCCCTCGAGAATGGGTGA
- a CDS encoding putative LPS assembly protein LptD, translated as MGDGRRVYGLLLVALVVVLAGAVHGQSSRFFLQHADHLEIVFNPETHYVSGNVIFETGTGVIYCDSAVWRKGHSVKLRGNVIIDEQDYHLVADSVSYNLSTREALARGSYVELWSLRDSLFATGRHAYFDREGDYYRMEERPTMLLNYPDTAAMIEVVADRIDYDTRTQTAQASGEVSITAQDMSTTSGCAIFDRREMVLDLFDTPVARRRESVISGSLISFDMFANVLRQIDVVDSARGDFKEPLSDDSSLFDQSILTGRRLIIDFAGGEIDKVTCWGQAYSWYYPSARGKPELTENSVSGDTIYFTTKNERLSRVEVIGGAVGSYLSSTIVQTDSSTSTATDTIDYNASYIRYNLDDSVITLLHTSHVTSGDVTLDAHQIDFFTDQRVIRAYSADVVSDSVRDAYSLIATLQPNPIPVILKDGEEEIFGDFLEYSIDTEKGRIVRSKSDYETGFYYGNRVFRSTKDVFYVEDGRYTTCDAEEPHFHFYSKNMKLMEDDKLIARPVVFYLGRLPLLALPYYVFPLKKGRHSGFLPFTFGNFERGERYVRNVGYYWAASEYWDWQGAIDYFERDRTINLFSKLTWNKRYMFNGNATLNYARETDYSRSTTQEFNRTRWALKGAHNHEISPSFRIAASGEYQSDATYYNDFSTDLEDRLNRNTRSEVNFTKRFGPRVSISGKASHDVDLDEESRVDQLPTASVTLPSWNPFGQGMKDASGQLQRSWYNEIVVTYRPDFVNYSSRITVDSIKNPVYDVVVTPPDTVFDTTVVDDTTIVIDTTVTPGGVDSTLLSQDTLSYRSRKQYSRMNHTISVSAPQRLLSHVIFNPSINYRETWFNLYETDQLRAAGLDAAQYRTYQYSFSANMNTKVYGTVYPNVAGLMGLRQVISPGLTYSYTPEVNLHPKVRSYAGGGAGSASTSSVLSFSVNHLYQAKVASGEAERNLELVSITHGFSYNIERPERPFSDLSTSFQSSVLPNINFYGNLRHSLYRPGTDDLDFFSPYLQSFDFSASMTLAGQSSLFDPPERSALPAGADSASQLAPSPAAGSVGGSRGWNLSVAYTFSESGYHGGNYNKQAFLRFNLRFNLTPTTAVDYSHYYDFGRSRTVNSQVSIVKNLHCWTGTFFWVPVGSNRGYGFRLYVTALPSIKIENSESPLSSSYFQQFR; from the coding sequence ATGGGTGATGGGCGCCGGGTATACGGGCTGTTGCTTGTCGCTCTGGTGGTCGTACTGGCGGGAGCGGTGCACGGGCAGTCATCGCGTTTTTTCCTGCAGCATGCCGACCATCTCGAAATCGTATTCAATCCGGAAACGCACTATGTTTCAGGAAACGTCATATTCGAGACGGGTACGGGGGTCATCTATTGTGATTCGGCAGTATGGCGCAAGGGGCACAGCGTCAAGCTGCGCGGCAACGTCATAATCGACGAGCAGGATTACCATTTGGTGGCCGATTCGGTTTCGTACAATCTGTCGACGCGCGAAGCGCTCGCACGGGGTTCGTATGTGGAGTTGTGGTCGCTTCGGGACTCGTTGTTTGCGACGGGTCGGCACGCCTATTTCGATCGTGAGGGTGATTACTATCGGATGGAAGAACGCCCGACCATGCTGCTCAACTACCCGGACACGGCGGCAATGATCGAGGTGGTAGCCGACCGGATAGATTATGACACGCGTACGCAGACGGCGCAGGCCAGCGGCGAGGTGTCGATTACGGCGCAGGATATGAGCACCACCTCGGGGTGCGCCATTTTCGACCGCCGGGAGATGGTGCTCGATCTCTTTGATACGCCGGTGGCCCGCCGGCGGGAGTCGGTCATTTCGGGGTCGCTTATTTCGTTCGACATGTTCGCGAACGTGCTGCGACAGATCGACGTGGTAGACTCCGCGCGGGGAGATTTCAAGGAGCCGCTGTCCGACGACAGCTCGCTATTCGACCAGTCGATTCTCACCGGGCGACGGTTGATTATCGACTTCGCGGGCGGAGAGATCGACAAGGTGACCTGCTGGGGGCAGGCGTATTCGTGGTATTACCCGTCGGCGCGAGGCAAGCCGGAGCTCACCGAGAACAGCGTATCGGGCGATACGATCTACTTCACCACAAAAAACGAACGGTTGAGCAGGGTGGAGGTGATCGGCGGTGCGGTGGGGTCATATCTCAGCAGCACGATCGTCCAGACCGATTCGAGCACATCGACGGCGACCGACACGATAGATTACAACGCTTCGTACATTCGGTACAATCTCGACGACTCCGTCATCACGCTGCTGCATACCTCGCACGTGACCTCGGGCGACGTCACACTCGACGCTCACCAGATCGATTTCTTCACCGATCAGCGGGTGATTCGGGCGTACTCGGCCGATGTCGTGTCCGACTCCGTTCGTGATGCGTACAGCCTGATTGCCACGCTGCAGCCAAACCCTATACCGGTGATTTTGAAAGACGGCGAGGAGGAGATCTTCGGGGACTTCCTGGAATACTCAATCGATACCGAAAAGGGGCGGATCGTCCGGTCCAAGTCCGACTACGAGACGGGTTTTTATTATGGCAATCGTGTGTTCCGGTCGACGAAAGACGTTTTTTATGTGGAGGACGGGCGGTATACGACGTGTGACGCGGAGGAGCCTCACTTTCATTTCTACTCCAAGAACATGAAACTGATGGAGGACGACAAGCTGATCGCGCGGCCGGTCGTTTTCTATCTGGGGCGGCTTCCGCTTCTCGCGCTGCCGTATTACGTCTTTCCGCTGAAGAAGGGGAGGCACTCGGGATTTCTGCCGTTTACGTTCGGCAATTTCGAGCGGGGCGAGCGATATGTACGGAATGTCGGGTACTACTGGGCGGCGTCGGAATACTGGGACTGGCAGGGGGCAATAGACTATTTCGAGCGCGACCGAACAATCAATCTGTTCAGCAAGCTGACGTGGAACAAGCGATATATGTTCAACGGGAATGCGACGTTGAATTACGCGAGGGAGACCGACTATTCACGCAGTACGACGCAGGAATTCAATCGCACGCGGTGGGCGCTGAAGGGAGCGCACAACCACGAGATCTCGCCGTCGTTTAGAATCGCCGCGAGCGGCGAGTACCAGTCCGACGCGACGTATTACAACGACTTTTCAACCGATCTGGAAGACCGCCTGAATCGCAATACGCGTTCGGAGGTCAATTTCACCAAGCGGTTCGGCCCGCGCGTTTCGATATCCGGTAAGGCATCGCACGATGTCGATCTCGATGAAGAGTCGCGGGTGGACCAGCTTCCGACGGCGAGCGTGACACTGCCGTCATGGAACCCTTTCGGCCAGGGAATGAAAGACGCCTCCGGCCAGCTACAGCGGTCGTGGTATAATGAGATTGTCGTGACGTATCGCCCGGACTTTGTCAACTACTCGAGCCGTATAACGGTCGACTCGATCAAAAACCCGGTGTATGACGTGGTCGTGACTCCCCCGGATACGGTTTTCGACACAACGGTGGTAGACGACACGACGATCGTGATTGACACGACCGTGACACCCGGCGGCGTTGATTCCACCCTGCTGTCGCAGGATACGTTGTCTTACCGAAGCCGCAAGCAGTACAGCCGAATGAACCACACCATATCGGTCAGCGCACCGCAGAGGCTGCTGTCGCATGTTATTTTCAACCCGAGCATCAACTATCGTGAAACGTGGTTTAATTTGTACGAGACGGATCAGCTTCGGGCGGCGGGGCTCGATGCCGCGCAGTATCGCACCTACCAATACAGCTTCTCTGCAAACATGAATACCAAGGTGTACGGGACGGTGTACCCCAACGTGGCGGGGCTGATGGGTCTTCGGCAGGTGATCAGCCCCGGGCTGACGTATTCGTACACGCCGGAAGTGAATCTCCATCCGAAGGTGCGAAGCTATGCGGGCGGGGGAGCGGGAAGTGCGTCCACCAGTTCGGTGCTTTCGTTCAGCGTGAACCACCTGTACCAGGCCAAAGTCGCAAGCGGGGAAGCGGAACGTAATCTCGAACTGGTATCGATCACGCACGGGTTCAGCTATAATATCGAGAGACCTGAACGCCCGTTCTCGGATCTGAGCACGAGCTTCCAATCATCGGTGCTGCCCAATATCAATTTCTACGGGAATCTTCGCCACTCGCTGTACAGGCCGGGTACCGACGACCTGGACTTCTTCTCTCCGTACCTGCAGTCGTTTGATTTCAGCGCTTCAATGACGCTGGCAGGGCAATCTTCGCTGTTTGATCCCCCGGAGCGTTCGGCGCTGCCGGCAGGTGCAGATTCGGCATCGCAGCTGGCGCCGTCGCCGGCGGCAGGGTCGGTGGGGGGATCGCGGGGATGGAATCTGTCGGTGGCCTATACGTTTTCGGAGTCGGGGTATCACGGCGGCAACTACAACAAGCAAGCGTTTCTTCGGTTCAATCTTCGTTTCAACCTGACGCCGACGACGGCGGTGGATTACTCACACTACTACGACTTTGGGCGGTCGCGGACAGTCAACAGCCAGGTGAGTATCGTCAAGAATCTGCATTGTTGGACGGGGACGTTTTTCTGGGTACCGGTCGGGTCCAACCGGGGATACGGGTTCCGGCTGTATGTGACTGCGCTGCCGTCAATTAAGATCGAGAATTCGGAAAGTCCGCTGTCCAGTTCGTACTTTCAGCAGTTTCGTTGA
- a CDS encoding HU family DNA-binding protein, producing MTKEDMIALMAEQSGISKKQATQALEAFMDGVTSQLKSGQKVSFSGFGTFAVSARKARTGRNPQTGATIDIPAMQVPVFKAGKNLKDAVRK from the coding sequence ATGACGAAAGAAGATATGATCGCCCTGATGGCCGAGCAGTCGGGCATCAGCAAGAAGCAGGCAACTCAGGCACTTGAAGCCTTCATGGACGGGGTGACCAGCCAGTTGAAGAGCGGGCAGAAGGTCAGTTTTTCCGGATTCGGGACGTTTGCGGTATCGGCGCGTAAGGCGCGCACGGGCCGCAACCCGCAGACCGGGGCAACGATTGACATCCCGGCCATGCAGGTCCCGGTTTTCAAGGCAGGCAAGAACCTGAAAGACGCCGTGCGCAAGTAG
- a CDS encoding DNA translocase FtsK 4TM domain-containing protein, with protein MARKSKKSGALSRRKKLLGGILFLLSLLILVSLVTHRSIDDARIAGEVDSHLNPFELQYRNQGGMMGAYLAFLLTTLLGWLSYFVPLSMLVLALRLFSADLAVRLQVNGFLLFVISLCTSMIYNVHLVTARTLSTEAPTVGGYVGEKLTELSVKVVGGTGSYLVLAGVVLLLIWMYTSITPLLAVRIQLPGAGTFKAVAGAFGRAVSWAGSLMPSLGREADGTEDDGAKDEENEGRAGRRGAGIDDLGADNSESVAEPAIESDPPAPRRTTLKKTAEQVQVKSVKYTYPGEDLLQENPVKSLSVNAEETTLTARMLKETLETFGVGIEGEIESFPGPVITRYEFKPGIGIKVNQIVNLSDDLALALRAKRIRIVAPIPGKAAVGVEIPNRSPQSVYLRDIIASDRYRDPKLILPLALGKTISGKPFIADLAKMPHLLIAGATGSGKSVCMNVLITSLIYRLHPLQVRFIFIDPKMLELSVYSGIPHLGRPVVTKPNQAERVLTDLVREMESRYRRLAEASVRNIEDFNKKQKQQEDKLPYIIVFVDELADLMMASTSTKTEVLITRLAQMARAVGIHLILATQRPSVDVITGLIKANFPARIAFQVSSKVDSRTIIDANGAEKLLGSGDMLYLASGQPETLRVHGAWISSDETERIVAFIREQGLEMMALSGISQSTSESSESEVDLGDPLFREACEVVVRHKQGSVSLLQRRLGIGYQRAARLIDKLEQAGIVSSFDGSKAREVVVDKAYVDALFAGSPTAVSSSESDNN; from the coding sequence ATGGCACGGAAGTCCAAAAAGAGCGGGGCGCTGTCGCGCCGGAAAAAGCTGTTGGGGGGAATTCTGTTTCTGCTCAGCCTGCTCATTCTCGTTTCTTTGGTAACTCACAGGTCTATCGACGACGCACGGATAGCGGGGGAGGTCGACAGCCATCTCAACCCGTTTGAGCTCCAGTACCGCAACCAGGGCGGTATGATGGGGGCGTACCTTGCGTTCCTGTTGACTACACTGCTGGGCTGGTTGAGTTATTTTGTGCCGCTTTCGATGCTCGTGCTGGCTCTCCGGCTGTTTTCTGCCGACCTGGCGGTTCGCCTGCAGGTTAATGGATTCCTGCTTTTCGTGATTTCCCTGTGCACCTCGATGATTTACAACGTTCACCTCGTGACGGCCCGGACACTCTCTACTGAAGCTCCGACGGTAGGCGGGTATGTCGGAGAAAAACTGACGGAGCTCTCGGTCAAAGTAGTGGGGGGGACGGGCTCGTATCTTGTTCTGGCCGGGGTAGTGCTGCTTCTCATCTGGATGTACACGTCGATCACGCCTCTGCTCGCGGTTCGGATTCAGCTTCCGGGGGCGGGGACGTTTAAGGCGGTCGCAGGGGCTTTCGGACGCGCCGTATCGTGGGCAGGCTCGTTGATGCCAAGCCTGGGGAGGGAGGCCGACGGCACTGAGGACGATGGGGCAAAGGACGAAGAGAATGAAGGGCGCGCCGGACGCCGGGGGGCCGGTATCGATGATCTGGGGGCGGACAATTCGGAGTCTGTGGCAGAGCCGGCGATTGAAAGCGACCCGCCTGCGCCGCGCCGCACGACGCTGAAGAAGACGGCCGAGCAGGTGCAGGTGAAGTCGGTCAAGTACACGTATCCGGGCGAAGATTTACTTCAGGAGAATCCGGTAAAGTCTTTATCGGTCAATGCGGAAGAGACTACGCTGACGGCTCGGATGCTGAAGGAGACGCTTGAGACGTTCGGCGTTGGCATTGAGGGAGAGATTGAGTCGTTTCCCGGGCCGGTTATCACCCGGTATGAGTTTAAGCCGGGGATTGGCATTAAAGTAAACCAGATCGTAAACCTATCCGATGACCTTGCGCTGGCGTTACGGGCCAAGCGGATTCGTATCGTGGCGCCGATTCCCGGGAAAGCCGCGGTCGGGGTGGAGATTCCCAACCGGTCACCCCAGTCGGTGTATCTTCGCGATATCATAGCGTCGGACCGATACCGAGATCCGAAGCTGATCCTGCCGTTGGCGCTGGGCAAGACGATTTCGGGAAAGCCATTTATCGCCGATTTGGCGAAGATGCCGCATCTGTTGATTGCGGGGGCGACGGGGTCGGGCAAGTCGGTTTGTATGAATGTGCTGATAACGTCGCTGATATATCGACTTCACCCGCTTCAGGTGCGCTTCATATTCATCGATCCCAAGATGCTGGAGCTGTCGGTGTACAGCGGCATACCGCACCTCGGGCGGCCGGTAGTGACCAAGCCCAACCAGGCGGAACGTGTGCTGACGGACCTGGTCCGGGAGATGGAAAGCCGTTACCGGCGGCTGGCGGAGGCATCGGTTCGCAATATCGAGGATTTCAACAAGAAGCAGAAGCAGCAGGAAGATAAGCTTCCGTACATTATCGTTTTTGTCGACGAGCTGGCGGATTTGATGATGGCGTCGACCTCGACGAAGACGGAGGTGCTGATCACACGCCTCGCGCAGATGGCGCGCGCGGTGGGGATACACCTGATACTGGCCACACAGCGGCCGTCGGTGGACGTCATTACCGGTCTTATCAAGGCGAATTTTCCTGCGCGAATCGCCTTCCAGGTGTCATCAAAGGTGGACAGCCGGACGATTATCGATGCAAACGGGGCGGAGAAGCTTCTTGGGTCGGGGGATATGCTGTATCTCGCGAGCGGGCAGCCGGAGACGCTGCGGGTCCACGGAGCGTGGATTTCGAGCGATGAGACCGAGCGGATCGTGGCATTCATCAGGGAGCAGGGGCTGGAGATGATGGCGTTGTCCGGGATCAGCCAGTCGACCTCGGAGTCGTCGGAGTCGGAGGTTGATCTTGGCGACCCGCTGTTCCGTGAGGCCTGTGAGGTCGTTGTCCGTCACAAGCAGGGTTCGGTTTCACTACTGCAGCGCCGCCTTGGGATCGGGTACCAGCGGGCAGCGCGCCTGATCGATAAGCTGGAGCAGGCGGGAATCGTCTCCTCGTTTGACGGGTCCAAGGCCCGCGAGGTAGTCGTGGACAAGGCGTATGTCGACGCGCTGTTTGCGGGAAGCCCCACCGCTGTTTCATCCTCAGAGTCCGACAACAACTAA